The Atribacteraceae bacterium genomic interval TCAGCTTTCCCTGGTCTCGATCACATATCCCTTCTTCTCTGGGAGGATTGGAGTTAAGATTGTACGTCGCTTGACACTTTTCACAGACACGCCGTGCAGAAAGCCTCTTCACCACCGCATCGCGATTGACATCGAAATAGATGACGGCATCGATCGGTTTACCGGAGGTCGTCAGGATCCGATCCAAGGCTCCGGCCTGTTCCAAAGTGCGGGGAAACCCGTCGAGCATGAACGAATCTACTACGTCAGACATACTCAACCGTTCTTCCACGATTCCGATCACTACGTCATCGGGGACCAGCCGGCCAGTTTTCACATAACTCTCGGCCTTCTTTCCCCATTCGGTATGATTTTGCATGGCGTTGCGAATTATATCACCGGTCGATATCTGAGGGGTATCGAATTCCGTTTCGATCATTTTTGCCTGGGTTCCCTTGCCCACACCAGGTGGTCCCAAGAGGATTAACCGCACATCAGAGTCTCCTTTCCCGAAAGCCGGTCAGTGTTCAGCTATTTCTTCATGAATCCTTCATAATGCCGCATCAGGAGTTGCGCCTCCACCTGACGGACGGTTTCGATCGCTACACCAACGGTAATGAGAATCGCCGTTCCTCCGAAAAAGAGAGTATGAACGCCGGTGATCTCCACCACGATGTTGGGAAAGATGGCGATAAAGGCCAAAAACAAGGAACCCCACAGCGTGATTCTGGACAACGTGCGGTCCAGATATTCAACTGTCGGTCGGCCCGGT includes:
- a CDS encoding adenylate kinase gives rise to the protein MRLILLGPPGVGKGTQAKMIETEFDTPQISTGDIIRNAMQNHTEWGKKAESYVKTGRLVPDDVVIGIVEERLSMSDVVDSFMLDGFPRTLEQAGALDRILTTSGKPIDAVIYFDVNRDAVVKRLSARRVCEKCQATYNLNSNPPREEGICDRDQGKLIQREDDKPEVVLQRLITYEKQTKPLIDFYEKRGIMHHIPSSGGIDQIFGVVKKLLCNLSQCLD